AATGACGGCTAATACTTTCCAGCTTAACCCCTTGTTAAGACTGTAAGCAGTTCTTAAGCAAAGGGCGACGATGGTGATGAAATATTTCAATCCGTTGTGTCCTTGCTCGGGGGCTTTCTCTTCGAACAAGCGACGCAGGCATTGAAGGAGGCGAGACCAGTACGGGATCACCGCCACAATGAAGCTGAACGTGTTGAATACATCGCTGGTGTTGCAGGTGTTTCGTCGGTGTCTGAAGTCTCCCCAACCGTAGTAGCAAATGTAGGACTCGAGGCTCCGAAGTGCTTGCACCTGAAACGAAAAACAAAAGGGTCGTAAACGTTTTATTATCAATGACCATTTTTGAATATAGTCTTGAATATGTCCAAACAGCAAGTTTCAAGTCACAAACCTGGCTAGTTAACTGATCTGCAAGGAAGAAATCTGGTAGAGTGACCTGCAGTAAAAAGTCGGTAACAGATTAATTTCACCACTCCAATCATCATTTAAGTTCACGAATTTGTTGATTCTATTACCTTGTAGAGAGGGGCACAGATACAATGGAACGAACATGTTAGGAAGAAGAATCGGCTGGATCGATATAAGATGTTGAATGGCAAGAAGAGTATGATAAACATAATCTGCAGAGCAAAGAAGAAACCAAGAAATCAGTTGTTAATCTTACATATATATTAGCACAAGAATAGTTCCTCACATTAGGGACAGATTCAATCATCTTACCGCCACCAAGATCAAAGGGATGATTTCAGTGAATGCTTCGTAATCCTTTGTTTTCGGATCCATCTCCATATCAAGATTTGAAAGCACACTAGTTAGTGCCAGCACTGCAATACCAAAGCTTACAAGCAGCACTTCTCTATAGCCTAGCTCAGATCCCTGCTTGAAACCGAATATGAAGGCATAATTAACCCGATACCGCCTCCATAAGTATACATTGGCagcatacataagcatgtgtagaACAATGAATCCAAATAAACTGCACGAATTTTGTAAAAGCTTGTCAAACAAATGgatttaaataccaaattaactCGAATTGCATGGAGGCAGCTTCAAACCCTACCTGTAAAGAGGGAACATGGTTTCCATGTACTGGATCCTTCCTTCCTCTCCCATGATATCTCGGGCACGAGCAATCAAAATAAGTGCTATTAGGAGAGCAAATGTGCATCCAGCAAAGAAACCTGAGAATAATACATGTATCTACTGAAAAACAATTGCTTACATGAATTCTTAATACATATGTATGAAGTTGAAGGAGTACCAGTAGAAAATGTTATTCTATGTCTTTGTTTCCTAACTTTTGGTCTTAAAAAGCTCATTCCTTTACTGCGGTTCGAGTTTGCGAAATGCTTGATGAATGTAACTTCTACTCTCTCCATAAGTTTGGTAACCTGTTTGATTAAACATGCAAATGAAGAGTAAATCCAAGGCATTAGCACCTTGAGGAAAGCTTCATTTTTAGTGAATAACCAAAGCTCTCACCTCGTCAGAGCTCCCTAGGTAAGAATTATCCACGGTATTCATGTAAGATTTCGTAGCGTTCCTTGAAGTGATCTGAAAGCATGAATAACAAAGTTGTTTAATAAAAtggggtatatatatatatacaaacatacCCATATACGTACATACATACCTTGTCatattttttcatgatttttgagAAGGCTAATGTGTTTAAGAAGCTGTTTCAACATCAGAAAGAATTAGCCATACGAATATGAAACAgagaaaatgattaaataatcAATGTAAGCATCGCTTTTCGTACCTAAAACTCTTGAGAAGGCGCAGTTTTTGATAGAATGCAACAAAAGCTCGCTTAAGTTGGTCCTCAACTTTCTTAAGATTTTCCCTATTAAACTTCAGCTCAGTCTGCTTAGGTACGTTTAGAAAACCTTTAATGGTTGATCGAGGTGTCTCGAGAGTGTTGTTGATTTTAACACGGTTTAGAATTTGCAACGGAGCTGGTTTACGACCCTTAAGGTCATTGTTCACTGGCTTTTGAACTTGAACAATTTCTTCTTTATCGTCATCTGATTCTTCATGTCTGCTTGGTCCTTCTTCTATGACTTCCATGTGTTCAGCTCTCCCTGCAAATGAGCGATAAACACGTTCATAAAATTGGGTCTCTCCCCTAAGTACTAAACATATATGTCTTGTGCTTACTGCTTGCCCTGGCACCAGCTGGAGTCGAAGCAGCCAAGGCGGCGGTTGAGGCGGCCACGTCAGAAGCAAGACGGGTCATCTCGCCGGACCTGTCTTCCCACGACCATCCTTGAGGGTTCTCCACTTTGATTCTGAAAGCAATCAAAGCATCCATTTGCTTGTTCAAGATCTCTGCCTCTTTGGTCACTTCTTCCACCTTGGACTTGTAGAACTTGTTCACCTTATTGAACTCATCATCCAATCTTCTAAAAAACACCAACTCGTACTCTGCTCCATCGTCGGCTTGCATAAGGAAAGTCGTTTCGTAGCTCCGGGAACCGTTACGGTCGACGGAGTTAACTAAAATCGGTTGCTCTTCGATATCCGATGAAGACGGACTGGTGGGGTGGTTGTGCCTATGGACCAAACCACTGAAAGCTCGATACAGTGTGAGCTTTCGTTTCAGACCACCTGGGGTGGCTGGTGGTCTGGCCCGCTGCTTGAAACCATGGATTTCTTTTAAAAGGGTCTTGAGAAAACCATAGTCCATGTATGCTTCTTGCCATTCCGGCACCATTTGAGATGTAAATTCCTTCCCGAACTTCATGTTGCCCGGTTTTGGCACAGTTGGGTTGTTGTGATTTTTTCACTGTACAATCAGAGAATTGAAAGTGAAAATCAAAATTCTAGAAACGTCAATATTGAAAAATGAAGGGTTCAACCATCGAAGGCAAGTTGGGTTCATTGAAAAAACTTGGTTGTATTTATAAAGGTAAGAACTTCGACCCATTCTCTTTCATTCTTGGTTAAGTATTGCTGCTCCGCCATCCAGGTAAAGAATTTTCAACTTTGGAGAACAGAAAATATCCTATTCTGCGGTGGGCTACGTCTGGTTATCTTTCCTAGGGGATTATGAAAATATCTTCATTTTTAAGGCTCAATTCACCTTCTCtcaatttcacttactccattttTAATAGACAAGAGTTGACAGCCAATACATGAAAAAATAATGACTGTAGTTTAATTATATTTGGCAATACGTggtgttttctttttaaataagtatgttttttttatcaaatatattaacattaaacaattgaaataaaaatataaaaaaatatacattagaaaaataaataaaaatagaaattagttaaaattattaatattattataaaataatttgtaaagaagttatttaaaatttattaaaaagttataCAGACTGTACAAATTATAAGAATTTTTCcattcataaattataagaaattatttaaaaaagtttTCCATTCATAAAATCATTGTATTTGAGCTTTAATAAAAtgcattaataataaaatatttaatattagaaTCAAAATGTTCAGTTATCTAATTACAGTCCGCAagatttttgtatattttaatacAAACAATCGCGGAACCAcgaataaaaaaaaactcttataattttcacaaaaattaatattttacaatttttaattttatttaatgattttcacaatcttttaatttgttaaattttttgatAATCTTTACaacttattaatatttttatattttttaataatttttaatttttctataaattttaaaagttatttttacttttttataataatattattaatttcaactaatttctttttatttgtcacattttttattttttatttttctaatgtatatattttaaagtttttatatatttatttcatttattataactttttatgtttatatatatttgataaaaaaagacaCCACATGGCACTATGTGATTGGCCAccattttttttaacattgttaaaaaaaggattaaaaaaatttaagggagatatactttaggtaccaaattgagcaaaaaacaaatcaaatacCAAAGTGAAAACTTGGGTATACTTTAGGGACAAATTGTGAATTAAGCTTAAATCGGATTCAACCAATATCATTGGATTCAGATAGGTGGTCGAACCGGTCAAGTCactgatatttaattttttcgatttaaatccaataaattattagaaattataaaaaattaacaaaatttggtTCAACCTATTTTTTAACTCGATTCAACTAGACAAATCAATTTATCTTTTAACTCTCTCCAAACTAGTATCCTAATTAAATCTCGTTTCAGTTTAAACAATATTAAATTCATCTCATTTTAACAATATAAAGTTAATAATATGAATATGTTGACTcgaattcataataaattaaaatcataaataaattaaaattattaataacccAGCCTAAAAAACACAATTGAAATGACGTTGAATTCACCTAATCCATATGAACATTGAGTgcatataggccaatacattataaaattatgTAGGTATTATTTATAAAAGGCTAACAACTTATatctaaaattctaaaatatatattaaatgtgtgataataaaaaaataatatgagttgGTTGATAAATATTGAGAGCATTTGAAGCATAAAAGTTGAACCCCTCTCTCTCCGACCCAACTTTTGACCTGCCTTTTTGTGCTGTAGCAGGTGAAGAAATTACTCCTTGTCTCATTCTGTCTTTTATCAAAGaccctgttttttttttaaagactaAACATTCAAAGCCTAACTTCCACAAAAGCCTTTTCTTTTGAATATTCTTGTAGGCACCTCGGTTTAGCTTTAAACTATTGCTACTCATCTGCCAAATCTTTGTTCCATTTTTGCCTATTgtttattgaaaatttattattattattattattattattgaaacatcagttttattattaggctaaattttagaaatatgctgaaaattttgaaaaaatatgttttttttaaaatttatcgattTATGCTgtttttggagaaaaaaaaagaaaaggtaacTTATAGGGTGCGTTCACGTTTTCACTAATGTGGCAGTGAAAACTCGTCTTGTAAGACATGTTTTCACtttgctaattttttttcttgcgGTTGAAAATTAGaagtttgtatatttatttttgtttgtatttGAGATAGACATGGTTATAGTTTTAAGGAATGCTTGAATTTACGGTGGTGACGTGGAGCTGGGTGACCTACAAATTTCATCTGCCATGTGGGTATGGAGCTATCAGCCGGGAAGCCGGATCGCATTGCAACTCAAGGTCCCAATTCATAGTGATTATACGGTCTGATGTTGAAGTGTAACtagggcttcaagtttacaaaggttatgttGTCAAAAGATGGAGTATAACTGGGGTCGTAGTTGATAGTGGTTATGCAAGCACGACAACAAGTTTTTTTCATCAAAAGAGGATGCCTTTTAAAACTCATACACAAGTACGAGAAAGAAAAACACAGTGACGTTTCAATATAATCAAGTAATTTGTTTTACCCATCTCCACCAAAGGCGGTGACCTCGTTACTATAACCTATAACAAAATTAGGGTGTAACAAGTTTTAGTAACAGGGTCACTGCCTTTGGTGGAGATGGATAAAACAAATTACTTGATTATACTGAAAGACCCCTGTGATTGTCTTCCTTGAACTTGTGTATGGGTTTTATAAAGCACGCTCTTCTAACGAGGAAAAACTTATTGTCGTGCTCGCATAACCACCGTCAACTATGACCTTGATTATGCTCCATCATTTGACAACATAACTTTTGTAAACTTGAAGCTCTAGTTACACTTTAACCTGAGATTGTATAATCACTGTCAACTTGGAACTCGAGTTGCAAAGTGCTCCCGGTTTCTCAAGTGATGGCACCAAACCTGAAGATTTTTGAATCCTCGGACTCGTATATGGCATCTAAACAATCTGTAGTACGAATTTATTAATTTTAGCACAtgcataatatttaatttcaaatgttgaaataaaaaatcgataattttaaaatttagaaactaACCTCCTCTTCGGTTTGTTTATCTAAAGCTAGTTATTATCCTCGAGCTTGGTTAGTATACTATTGTGTCTCGTTGGGTTActccacctattcaaataatatttttttttaaaattacaacaataaaaaataaaaactataatgatattatcaaatgaattttaccatATTACGAGTGGGAATTCGTAAGGGAGTTCCACTCGGAGGCGTAAAAATGGTAGTCGATACCATGCCCACGTGTAGCGACCTAATagtcagtggtgtcgaaaagCGTGGTTTTAGAACCCCATTTCCATAAATTGAGATGTTTATAGAGTTATATTAGgagtgaattaaattttggtaaGGTAATTTTGTCGAATTAGTGCTTAATCAGGGTACatggattaaatcataaaagtatCAGAAGTTCAATTGTTAGTAAATCATAATGTAGAACATGACTAAGGGACTTATAAGGTAATTGAACTATTGGTTTAATAATAGTCGATGGTAACAAGGAGTTTGAtggttaaaaatgttataaaatttgaatttaaaaataaataaaatttactaaaaacaaaaataataaaatatagacagtggaaaaaaagaacaaaacattTTCATCTCTCTTCATGCAACCGAAACgaaggaaatgagaagaagaAGGTTCGACCATGGAGTTTTATGTTTCAAGTTTCAATTTGGTTAGTCCAATTTAAACATTTTCTTgtggtttttatgtttttggaatcctggaaGCTTAAGTTAGCTGACCCATGTCTTATTTTTTGATACTATTAAAGATTGGAGATTTTACCATTGTTGAATAGTTAAAGTTTTAGATGtcaatttgatagattttaagtttagaattgaacaaggactaaattataaagtcaaTTGATGACTTTGTGCAATAGGGGATAAAGtgcacaaatttaaaaatttatggtagaaatgaAAAATAGGAAGTCCAATAAGGACTATATTGAAACCAACATGAAAATTGGAGGCAAgatttgaaagttatgttagtcccgattttagagactaaattgaataaaataaaaaagttacataaattaacaattgaatgtgaaaatggttgtatattgataatttttttatgtttgtctTAATCCATAGCTAACGTTAACTCGGATTcctcgaaaaagaaaggaaaagacaaagccATCGACAAATAGCTCGAAATTTATGGTTTGTTTTTCTATAATTCGAACTATCTTGTAATTACTGCATATTGACTTGTTTGTGCATGGTAAGAATGTAAGGTGAGATCATTTGTTAAAATGAGATGTATTTGATTGATTTGAATTGATTAATGAttatgaggactaaattgaatatatgtgaaaaatgtatatgtttatgcaaatgtgaaattgaatatatAGTAAGATGATTTATTGCTTCCATATGTTGGATAAATGTACTAATGTGAATTAAGGTATTGGTTGATAATGGAATATGTAATGAATACCATATTAACTGTTCGGGaagagttggatatagttggcatgccataggataggaagagttcagggttacTTTGACTACAAGTAGATAAGGCACTAGGTGTCAGTTTACTTCGATTATACTGATAAGACACTAGTGTCAAACTTATTGATAAGTGTTGGACGCAACTATTTGCTttagatttatccgatgaggcactaggtgccaaaccggtgtgttggttggatccatgtatccgtttGAGTCctagtcatgttaatagggaaataaatggtaaaaataaaatatttgatattgaaataataaatggatatgaaatggaaatggaatggaaatggaattgtgaaatatgaaatgaaatat
The sequence above is drawn from the Gossypium hirsutum isolate 1008001.06 chromosome A05, Gossypium_hirsutum_v2.1, whole genome shotgun sequence genome and encodes:
- the LOC107957353 gene encoding phosphate transporter PHO1 homolog 3, coding for MKFGKEFTSQMVPEWQEAYMDYGFLKTLLKEIHGFKQRARPPATPGGLKRKLTLYRAFSGLVHRHNHPTSPSSSDIEEQPILVNSVDRNGSRSYETTFLMQADDGAEYELVFFRRLDDEFNKVNKFYKSKVEEVTKEAEILNKQMDALIAFRIKVENPQGWSWEDRSGEMTRLASDVAASTAALAASTPAGARASRRAEHMEVIEEGPSRHEESDDDKEEIVQVQKPVNNDLKGRKPAPLQILNRVKINNTLETPRSTIKGFLNVPKQTELKFNRENLKKVEDQLKRAFVAFYQKLRLLKSFSFLNTLAFSKIMKKYDKITSRNATKSYMNTVDNSYLGSSDEVTKLMERVEVTFIKHFANSNRSKGMSFLRPKVRKQRHRITFSTGFFAGCTFALLIALILIARARDIMGEEGRIQYMETMFPLYSLFGFIVLHMLMYAANVYLWRRYRVNYAFIFGFKQGSELGYREVLLVSFGIAVLALTSVLSNLDMEMDPKTKDYEAFTEIIPLILVAIMFIILFLPFNILYRSSRFFFLTCSFHCICAPLYKVTLPDFFLADQLTSQVQALRSLESYICYYGWGDFRHRRNTCNTSDVFNTFSFIVAVIPYWSRLLQCLRRLFEEKAPEQGHNGLKYFITIVALCLRTAYSLNKGLSWKVLAVIFSVAAAIFSTYWDLVHDWGLLHRKSKNRWLRDKLLIPNKSVYFGAMVLNVVLRFAWLQSVFNFNLFDLHKQTLVTIVACLEIIRRGMWNFFRLENEHLNNVGKYRAFKSVPLPFNYDEDEDKGE